A window of bacterium contains these coding sequences:
- a CDS encoding phosphoribosylaminoimidazolesuccinocarboxamide synthase has translation MPRIPERVASHEFHFDLIMAGFVRVHSGKVRDTYWRPGADWLLVVATDRVSIFDLVMPFTMDRKGEFLVAYTVLCLTEILKNIDHHLLAYGNSIDKYLNSVKLRDNIGLQKRAIVVRKEQVILIECVVRGYLTGSGWKEYQLAGEVCGNKLPDGLFDGARLPEPIFTPTIKAAEGHDDPLNVRDVDPELARRSIEAYKQGAKYALTRGIIIADTKFEWSKKLLVDEVLTPDSSRFCLEEEWKACSALRQSPPSYDKQLIRNWGLQVETPWGKLDSLDPEQEGLDPVIKEAQYAFIGQLQIPAEILQLTGVRYETILSRLSGHSLPEFQQKYMGIR, from the coding sequence ATGCCGAGGATTCCCGAGCGTGTGGCGAGTCATGAATTTCATTTCGATCTTATTATGGCCGGTTTTGTCCGTGTGCACAGTGGTAAGGTTCGAGATACTTACTGGCGTCCTGGTGCGGATTGGCTTTTGGTGGTGGCCACCGACCGCGTCAGTATTTTTGACTTGGTTATGCCGTTCACAATGGATAGGAAGGGCGAATTCCTAGTGGCGTACACAGTGTTGTGTTTGACGGAGATTTTGAAAAACATCGACCACCACTTACTGGCTTACGGGAACAGTATCGACAAGTATCTTAATTCCGTGAAGTTGCGGGATAATATCGGTCTGCAGAAACGGGCAATCGTGGTGAGGAAGGAACAAGTGATTCTCATTGAATGTGTTGTCCGGGGGTATCTCACCGGATCGGGTTGGAAGGAGTATCAACTAGCCGGAGAGGTCTGTGGAAATAAGCTTCCAGACGGATTGTTTGATGGCGCACGTTTGCCCGAACCTATTTTCACGCCGACAATCAAGGCGGCGGAAGGGCATGATGACCCGCTTAATGTCCGAGATGTGGATCCGGAACTGGCGCGACGCTCGATTGAAGCGTACAAGCAAGGTGCGAAGTACGCATTGACGCGCGGAATTATTATCGCGGACACCAAATTTGAATGGTCAAAGAAACTTCTTGTCGATGAAGTCCTGACGCCCGATTCCAGCCGATTCTGTTTGGAAGAAGAGTGGAAGGCGTGTTCAGCATTACGCCAGTCTCCTCCATCCTATGACAAGCAACTCATTCGTAATTGGGGTCTGCAGGTCGAAACGCCATGGGGCAAATTGGACAGCTTGGATCCGGAACAGGAGGGACTTGATCCTGTGATTAAGGAAGCCCAGTACGCCTTTATTGGCCAACTTCAGATTCCCGCGGAAATTC
- a CDS encoding M57 family metalloprotease, with product MKFFRIKFFVGTLVIFLLLGFSYRYRGDMVRILPPTGFLNQAPCQKPITYSIANIDPRFGLTEAELLNIVKQSEEIWESPINKQLFEYSPMGNLKINLIYDNRQGVIDSLRKIGTSISDDQSAYNIIKTKYDSLVVSYDKAKAQLEVLIATYNADKSAYESDVIYWNSRGGAPKAEHDALEQRRVALNNQVAKINQTEDSFNGIVENINSTRTELNKLAATLNIQVNTYNNVGSSNGKEFGEGEYVKDASGTAINIFQFDDKNQLEIVLAHELGHALGLAHVDNSKAIMFYLINKSIEKKLTKEDLAALVKVCGGK from the coding sequence ATGAAATTTTTTCGAATTAAATTTTTTGTTGGCACACTAGTTATTTTTTTGCTTCTGGGTTTTAGCTATCGCTACAGAGGAGATATGGTTCGTATTTTGCCACCGACAGGATTTCTAAACCAAGCACCCTGCCAAAAGCCGATCACATATTCTATCGCAAACATCGACCCGCGTTTCGGTTTAACGGAAGCGGAATTATTGAACATTGTGAAACAATCAGAAGAAATATGGGAATCGCCGATCAATAAACAGTTATTTGAATATTCACCCATGGGAAATTTAAAAATAAATCTCATCTACGACAATCGGCAGGGAGTCATAGACTCGTTGAGAAAAATAGGAACATCTATCAGCGACGACCAGTCTGCATATAACATAATAAAAACTAAGTACGATTCACTTGTTGTCTCGTACGACAAAGCAAAAGCGCAACTGGAAGTCTTAATCGCGACCTATAACGCAGACAAAAGTGCTTATGAGAGCGACGTTATTTATTGGAACAGTCGAGGTGGGGCACCAAAAGCGGAACATGACGCGCTGGAGCAGAGAAGAGTTGCTTTGAATAATCAAGTTGCAAAAATTAATCAAACCGAAGACTCTTTCAATGGAATAGTTGAAAACATTAATTCAACAAGAACAGAACTCAACAAATTGGCTGCCACGCTGAATATTCAGGTAAACACATACAACAACGTTGGTTCATCAAACGGCAAGGAATTTGGTGAGGGTGAATACGTAAAAGACGCAAGCGGAACGGCAATTAATATTTTCCAATTTGACGATAAGAATCAGCTTGAGATAGTTCTCGCTCATGAACTTGGACACGCGCTGGGACTGGCGCACGTTGATAATTCCAAAGCCATTATGTTTTACCTGATCAACAAGAGTATAGAAAAAAAATTAACAAAAGAAGATCTCGCAGCACTGGTAAAAGTGTGCGGGGGTAAGTAG
- the ftsE gene encoding cell division ATP-binding protein FtsE: MILFQNVSKNYTKGTSALDDINLEIQTGEFVSIVGQSGAGKSTLLRLLFAEEFPTNGSVIIDGWDITSIKPWQIPHLRRQIGVVFQDFKLITDKTAFENVAFAMEVTGEDTRDIKRTVPQLLKLVNLSDKTENYPWQMSGGEQQRVALARALAFKPQIILADEPTGNLDALHAWDIIQLLLKINKLGTTILLASHDEAIVNAVKKRVVTLDKGKVVRDQKTGRYAL; encoded by the coding sequence GTGATTCTCTTCCAAAACGTCAGCAAAAATTATACTAAGGGAACCTCCGCGTTGGACGACATAAACCTCGAAATACAAACCGGTGAATTCGTTTCAATTGTAGGACAGAGTGGTGCGGGAAAAAGTACGTTACTGCGCTTATTGTTTGCCGAGGAATTTCCCACGAATGGTTCGGTGATTATCGATGGTTGGGATATTACATCTATAAAACCTTGGCAAATTCCGCACCTACGCCGTCAGATTGGCGTTGTGTTTCAGGATTTCAAACTGATTACCGATAAGACGGCTTTTGAGAATGTCGCTTTTGCGATGGAAGTCACCGGTGAAGATACACGAGATATAAAAAGAACGGTTCCCCAATTATTAAAACTTGTGAACCTTTCCGATAAAACTGAAAACTATCCTTGGCAAATGTCCGGTGGTGAACAGCAACGTGTTGCTCTCGCGCGAGCATTGGCTTTCAAGCCACAGATTATTTTAGCTGACGAACCGACAGGTAATCTCGACGCATTACACGCGTGGGATATTATTCAGTTGCTTCTTAAAATTAATAAATTGGGCACGACGATCTTGCTCGCTTCACATGATGAAGCGATTGTTAACGCCGTGAAAAAACGCGTCGTGACATTAGATAAGGGAAAAGTTGTTCGTGATCAAAAAACAGGGAGATACGCACTATGA
- a CDS encoding DUF5665 domain-containing protein: MVPMQDKTEIENLTQEIKKLSANFNWRSSFIHGIVSGFGTAIGAGLLVALVILLLGQLTNMPILGQLFKFLVGNLSGIK, translated from the coding sequence ATGGTACCCATGCAAGACAAAACGGAGATAGAGAACCTGACACAGGAAATAAAAAAACTAAGTGCTAATTTTAACTGGCGTAGTTCATTTATCCACGGAATAGTGAGCGGTTTTGGTACAGCCATTGGTGCCGGCTTGTTGGTGGCTTTAGTCATATTACTATTAGGACAGCTAACCAATATGCCAATACTGGGACAACTCTTTAAATTCTTGGTTGGAAACTTGTCGGGCATAAAGTGA
- a CDS encoding DUF4012 domain-containing protein, which yields MKLNKKTIILVLLGFLLILMVGFFVLKLRAVYGDVQGAVSAKSELLSAINSKDTKRVKIAIITTREAVTKVDEDLNIFRYFAFVPRVKREMNTAKDVILQTNYLLDSASLAIKIINESGVDVISPNMDVTSAEALKKIDTALVNNKSDMQKLLERGDKIIVNKVASSSFRQIRSLHEQITGYSKIAQQVERLIITTEDGTATLLGLRGEKKYLLMFENSDELRPGGGLISTYGLITLKDGQTSNLFIDHVQNLKLFYTTPIELNPDPIQQTMRHQKNLYIYDANWLGDPNEWLDKIFRSWNAQKPLVDGIIVMSTKILEDVVRRYEPLRLPGTNEEFRADDIVASLDYNLDVQHGLYDVSKYKVLGPLVDELLKNIKSSKPTQLKEILVNAKKRFQSRDLLFYTKDEIVNDALKNNGIQNEITVPAGDEFYALGANLGSGKADGRMKRSLAMRVYAQEIYPATSATITQDYTAGVDDFRASGYYGYLRFFLPLGSKLGAFDNFNLVEDENIIEAGRQVYGNYFSVATGTKKDVAITYALAESVAKQIKAGNYSLTLRKQGGVEMPFEVKINIPDSWKNPVITTSDGTTEFTKNQSTVTWKGILTKDMQIEIKK from the coding sequence ATGAAATTAAATAAAAAAACTATCATATTAGTGTTGTTGGGATTCCTATTAATATTGATGGTTGGTTTTTTTGTACTAAAATTACGCGCCGTGTATGGAGATGTACAGGGAGCAGTTAGTGCAAAGAGTGAACTTCTGTCCGCTATTAATTCTAAAGATACAAAGCGTGTCAAAATAGCAATTATCACAACAAGGGAAGCCGTCACCAAGGTTGATGAGGATTTAAACATTTTTCGCTATTTTGCTTTTGTTCCAAGGGTAAAAAGGGAAATGAATACGGCAAAAGATGTAATCTTGCAAACAAACTATTTGCTGGATTCAGCCAGTCTGGCAATCAAAATTATTAATGAATCGGGGGTGGATGTTATATCGCCAAATATGGATGTGACGAGCGCGGAAGCGTTGAAAAAAATTGATACCGCTCTTGTAAACAATAAATCGGATATGCAAAAATTGTTGGAGCGCGGGGATAAAATTATTGTTAATAAAGTCGCGAGTAGCAGTTTTCGGCAAATCAGATCCCTACACGAACAAATTACGGGTTATTCAAAAATAGCTCAACAGGTGGAAAGATTGATTATAACCACAGAAGATGGTACGGCTACTCTTTTGGGTTTACGCGGTGAAAAAAAATACTTATTAATGTTTGAAAACAGTGATGAGCTTCGTCCTGGTGGTGGCTTGATTTCAACTTATGGTTTAATCACTCTAAAAGACGGACAAACATCCAATCTTTTCATCGACCATGTTCAAAATTTGAAACTTTTTTATACTACGCCGATTGAACTTAATCCCGACCCAATTCAGCAAACAATGCGACACCAGAAGAATTTATATATTTACGATGCCAATTGGTTGGGAGATCCCAACGAATGGTTGGACAAAATTTTTCGTTCTTGGAATGCCCAAAAACCGCTTGTCGATGGGATAATAGTAATGAGTACGAAGATATTGGAAGATGTTGTACGGCGATACGAACCGCTTCGATTGCCTGGAACAAATGAAGAATTTCGCGCGGATGACATAGTCGCTTCCTTGGATTACAACCTTGATGTACAGCATGGTCTTTATGATGTTAGTAAATATAAGGTTTTGGGCCCCCTGGTCGACGAATTGCTGAAAAATATTAAGTCTTCAAAGCCTACGCAACTTAAAGAAATTTTAGTGAACGCGAAAAAACGTTTTCAATCACGCGATCTTTTATTTTATACAAAGGATGAAATTGTAAATGATGCGTTAAAAAACAATGGCATTCAAAACGAAATCACTGTGCCGGCCGGTGACGAGTTTTACGCGCTGGGGGCTAACTTGGGAAGCGGTAAGGCCGATGGACGAATGAAACGCTCGCTTGCGATGCGCGTTTATGCTCAAGAAATTTATCCGGCAACTTCGGCTACAATTACGCAAGATTACACCGCGGGTGTTGATGATTTTCGTGCCAGTGGATATTATGGATATCTCCGTTTCTTTTTACCTCTTGGAAGCAAGCTTGGTGCTTTTGATAATTTTAACTTGGTCGAAGATGAAAATATAATAGAGGCAGGGCGACAGGTTTACGGTAACTATTTCAGTGTTGCCACGGGAACAAAAAAAGACGTCGCGATTACATACGCGTTGGCCGAGAGCGTTGCCAAGCAAATTAAAGCTGGAAATTATTCGTTAACTCTGCGCAAGCAAGGTGGCGTAGAAATGCCGTTTGAGGTGAAAATAAATATTCCCGATAGTTGGAAAAATCCGGTAATTACGACATCCGACGGAACAACCGAATTTACAAAAAACCAAAGCACGGTCACATGGAAGGGGATATTAACAAAGGATATGCAAATCGAAATTAAAAAATAG
- a CDS encoding permease-like cell division protein FtsX, producing the protein MKMQALGRAIKSGATHFWRNIWLSLAATGVMVLTLAMLALIMVVSVLGQNILSGIESKVDITVFMAEDSAEAAIMAVKNDIEGLKQVSEVVYVSKEKSLSAFQEKHKNNPRIAQALTELGSNPMQAALVVKAENIEAYNAINESLKSPKYQRLIARVTYEDNSEIITRLSAVIKTARKVGMAITLALAVIAVLVTFNTIRLAIYGYHREIEIMTLVGASPWFIKGPFVIEGIISGFVASFFTILLLYPFLRIVSPGVGAFFVDNQFSIYQWANDNFVMVIALVGSAGILLGAISSIIAVQRYLKAQ; encoded by the coding sequence ATGAAAATGCAAGCACTGGGTCGGGCAATTAAATCCGGCGCAACCCATTTTTGGCGCAATATCTGGTTGTCGTTGGCGGCAACGGGGGTAATGGTTCTCACATTGGCGATGCTCGCGTTAATAATGGTTGTGTCTGTTCTTGGACAAAACATTCTTAGTGGGATTGAGTCTAAGGTGGATATAACCGTATTTATGGCGGAAGATTCGGCGGAAGCGGCAATTATGGCCGTGAAAAACGATATCGAGGGTTTAAAGCAGGTTTCCGAGGTTGTATATGTGTCAAAAGAAAAATCGCTTTCCGCTTTTCAAGAAAAGCATAAAAATAATCCGCGTATTGCTCAAGCTTTAACGGAGCTTGGTAGTAATCCAATGCAGGCGGCACTGGTGGTGAAGGCGGAAAATATTGAAGCCTATAACGCGATTAATGAATCTCTAAAAAGTCCCAAATATCAACGCTTGATTGCGCGGGTTACCTATGAAGACAATAGTGAAATTATTACGCGATTGTCGGCTGTAATTAAAACGGCGCGAAAGGTTGGGATGGCTATCACTCTCGCGTTGGCGGTAATCGCGGTGCTTGTCACATTCAACACGATTCGTTTGGCTATTTACGGTTACCATCGGGAAATTGAAATTATGACGTTGGTTGGGGCCTCACCATGGTTTATTAAGGGGCCGTTCGTAATTGAAGGGATAATTTCCGGGTTTGTGGCTTCCTTTTTTACTATTCTTCTGCTTTACCCATTTCTACGGATAGTCTCGCCCGGTGTAGGCGCGTTTTTTGTGGATAATCAATTCAGTATCTATCAGTGGGCGAACGATAATTTTGTGATGGTGATCGCATTGGTGGGTAGCGCGGGAATTTTGCTTGGCGCGATCAGTAGTATCATTGCTGTCCAACGCTATCTGAAGGCGCAGTAA
- a CDS encoding carboxypeptidase-like regulatory domain-containing protein yields the protein MVDQPIKNETESKVLPRMFVLMDRENKRTPFQHFIIHSYSKFIEWLDINSFPFLILGVFLNTYFLVNEPSTLNIIFECLYVIVFGYKTIQMLRRRKQTGTVVDASTGQPLDIATIRVASGDRFVQVRITDNSGLFFILLQPGNYTVFCSRRGYETTSKKIFVPKAKKVKVVKLDFSLRKATI from the coding sequence ATGGTTGATCAACCAATCAAAAACGAGACTGAAAGTAAGGTTTTGCCACGTATGTTTGTTCTCATGGATCGTGAAAACAAAAGAACACCATTCCAGCATTTTATAATACACTCGTATTCCAAATTCATAGAATGGCTTGATATAAACAGCTTTCCTTTTTTGATTCTGGGTGTGTTCCTTAATACATATTTTTTGGTTAATGAACCCTCGACACTCAACATTATTTTTGAATGTCTTTATGTTATCGTTTTTGGTTACAAAACAATTCAAATGTTGAGACGTCGAAAACAAACAGGCACTGTTGTTGACGCTTCTACCGGTCAACCTTTAGACATAGCAACGATTCGCGTCGCTTCCGGAGACAGATTTGTCCAGGTACGTATTACCGACAATTCCGGTTTATTCTTTATTCTTTTACAACCGGGAAATTATACCGTATTTTGTTCCAGAAGAGGCTACGAAACAACCAGTAAAAAAATCTTCGTGCCAAAAGCGAAGAAAGTTAAGGTCGTAAAATTAGATTTCTCGTTGCGGAAAGCAACGATATAA
- a CDS encoding lmo0937 family membrane protein: MIEIIAIVLIVMWLGGFALQIGGGLIHILLVIAIIVFLLRFIRGKS; this comes from the coding sequence ATTATTGAAATCATTGCAATTGTGTTAATAGTCATGTGGCTTGGTGGATTTGCGCTTCAGATAGGCGGAGGACTTATTCATATCTTGCTCGTCATAGCGATAATTGTATTCTTATTGCGATTTATTAGAGGAAAATCTTGA
- a CDS encoding DUF6498-containing protein: MKKAIPIIIIVLTSFYLIYDILLLGHNRDDIFVVYFFEAIIFGVFCVLKMRKTIKYDLISSENRSDSISKSKEYQAKLRTSDGVVGLLTSIYFCVLAAFFVLTYVFVSEGIFEIQINFTNILQLLVILLLGQSVVYVSDYIIGNDYKNADIEKLFSLPYYRLIILSLVIILGSFFGFPVVVLIIMKLAFEIWYSIFEKSKNKF; this comes from the coding sequence ATGAAAAAAGCGATACCAATAATTATCATCGTTCTTACAAGTTTCTACTTGATTTATGATATTTTGCTTCTTGGGCACAATCGTGATGATATTTTTGTAGTTTATTTTTTTGAGGCAATAATTTTTGGTGTATTCTGTGTTTTGAAAATGAGAAAGACGATAAAGTATGACTTAATCTCAAGTGAAAATAGATCTGACAGTATAAGCAAATCAAAAGAGTATCAAGCAAAACTAAGAACCTCTGATGGTGTTGTTGGACTACTTACGTCTATTTATTTCTGTGTTCTTGCCGCTTTTTTTGTGTTGACTTATGTTTTTGTAAGTGAAGGAATATTTGAAATACAAATTAATTTTACCAACATATTACAACTATTGGTTATTCTTTTACTGGGACAATCCGTAGTTTACGTATCTGATTATATTATAGGCAATGATTACAAAAATGCAGATATAGAAAAATTATTTAGCCTTCCTTACTATAGGTTGATTATTTTGAGTCTTGTAATTATTTTAGGCTCTTTCTTTGGTTTTCCTGTAGTAGTTTTGATTATAATGAAATTGGCATTTGAAATTTGGTATAGCATCTTTGAAAAATCGAAAAATAAATTCTAG
- a CDS encoding FAD-dependent oxidoreductase, protein MNADQHTSHRTVAVFGAGIAGLSTAHEFARRGYKVSVYEVNPDAGGFFRSARMPTDDHMPSEYSWHGIGPWYHNVFDLMKQIPFDETGSMYDKALSRPIAFGLVSDKGKAAFDDTLFLNVKNMFRMSWLDVVLGGWLMMKTWTANRRTVEQYATCNAAQAWRPLLRDRAWKAWRSSFGPWVGSDWKNVSLHTAGQFFRKQLIMKPSHFHKADEQGPAWWHGSRDGWLLLRGPSSEYWFDRWVAYLKTNGVEFFWEKALEKLDFDGEKILVAHLESGDVVRSDVYVLATNPFAAADILERTPDLEKQDQLRLLRPLVQDGPHIQVSLRIAFSEKIAWPKERMAVIVADSEFNLTLFAEEQAWDSQVSLGNSIKSLWTVTACVSSVPGPLFGLPLSKCTKEQFIEEVKEQLFRCEGINTLIQKHNRGRELKDFPIVKIEVWHEWLFSSQGITSPQPKWVNTTNTQQYLPTQATPVLNLVLAGAHTKTQVDVWSIEAAVESGRRAAQVIIPDVKVVPQYKPIWLRMISALDDVLFAVKGPHILNVLGCFLIIIVVALIFVNLRR, encoded by the coding sequence ATGAACGCTGATCAACACACGTCGCATAGGACAGTCGCAGTCTTTGGGGCCGGTATTGCAGGTTTAAGTACAGCCCATGAGTTTGCTCGAAGGGGATATAAGGTATCTGTGTATGAAGTAAATCCAGATGCAGGTGGATTTTTTCGCAGTGCTCGGATGCCCACAGATGATCATATGCCTTCCGAGTACTCATGGCATGGCATTGGGCCTTGGTATCACAATGTATTTGATCTCATGAAACAGATTCCGTTTGACGAGACGGGGAGCATGTATGACAAGGCATTATCTCGACCGATTGCTTTTGGATTAGTTTCAGATAAAGGAAAAGCGGCATTTGATGATACGCTTTTTTTGAATGTGAAGAATATGTTTCGTATGTCATGGCTAGATGTTGTTCTGGGAGGTTGGTTGATGATGAAAACTTGGACAGCTAATCGTAGAACTGTTGAGCAGTACGCTACATGTAATGCGGCTCAAGCATGGAGACCTTTGTTACGTGATCGCGCTTGGAAGGCCTGGAGATCTTCTTTTGGTCCTTGGGTTGGTTCTGATTGGAAAAATGTATCTCTCCATACGGCTGGGCAATTTTTTCGTAAACAATTAATAATGAAACCATCCCATTTTCATAAAGCTGATGAGCAAGGCCCGGCGTGGTGGCATGGATCACGGGATGGATGGCTTCTTCTGCGTGGACCAAGCAGTGAATATTGGTTTGATAGATGGGTTGCATATCTTAAAACAAATGGTGTTGAATTTTTTTGGGAAAAGGCGTTAGAAAAATTAGATTTTGATGGGGAAAAAATACTAGTTGCACATTTAGAATCCGGAGATGTTGTGCGATCCGATGTGTATGTTCTAGCAACAAATCCGTTCGCCGCTGCAGATATTTTGGAACGTACACCTGATCTTGAAAAGCAGGATCAGTTACGTCTACTTCGTCCGCTTGTGCAAGATGGTCCACATATTCAAGTATCTTTGCGCATCGCCTTCTCGGAGAAAATAGCATGGCCCAAAGAGCGGATGGCAGTTATAGTCGCCGATTCTGAATTTAATTTGACGCTGTTCGCAGAGGAACAGGCTTGGGACTCCCAAGTGTCTTTGGGTAATAGTATTAAGTCTTTGTGGACGGTTACGGCTTGTGTAAGCTCTGTTCCGGGTCCACTCTTTGGTCTGCCACTTTCTAAATGTACGAAGGAGCAATTTATTGAAGAAGTAAAAGAGCAATTATTTCGTTGTGAAGGGATAAACACATTAATTCAAAAACATAATCGCGGTAGAGAGTTAAAGGATTTTCCCATTGTAAAAATAGAAGTTTGGCATGAATGGTTATTTTCTTCCCAGGGGATTACATCTCCTCAGCCGAAATGGGTAAATACAACAAATACACAACAATATTTACCTACCCAAGCAACGCCTGTTTTAAATCTTGTGTTAGCGGGCGCACACACTAAAACACAGGTTGATGTGTGGAGTATTGAAGCTGCCGTAGAAAGCGGTCGGCGTGCGGCTCAAGTAATTATTCCTGATGTGAAAGTTGTACCTCAATATAAACCGATATGGTTGCGTATGATCAGTGCTCTTGACGATGTTTTATTTGCTGTTAAAGGACCTCATATACTGAATGTTCTTGGGTGTTTTTTGATTATTATCGTTGTTGCTTTGATTTTTGTGAATTTGAGAAGATAA
- a CDS encoding carboxypeptidase-like regulatory domain-containing protein: MKIGKIGFGILISTAILIAPQARATTWMDAFSAIKILEKSETEPIGNINSNYGQILNMRIELNESIYHEFFKSGLRTQIITTSKDKTIDPTIIQHINPIDQTHLQEFDVKIPLDFEKEGRAGGTNICSSFIIRTTFEANSVGYDVTGKYEKERKVVVCRDILATPTPSPSPVVEPLSTLTPSATAEPSPEPSGSPTTSTTTSFNTDDDFNSSGSGAIAACSKTILGKGIKAIVMAIPVVGMIPIAFSLFSISSAIFVTDRRRPEHWVKVIDAVTGKPVGGAIINIFSPDGKVRATWISDSKTGNAGDLLQQGEYKFVVQKPGYIFPSVEEPMFAMQSGEFIYRSGLINFKRSNMNLNG; this comes from the coding sequence ATGAAAATAGGTAAAATAGGGTTTGGAATACTGATATCAACTGCTATTTTAATCGCGCCACAAGCAAGAGCTACCACCTGGATGGATGCTTTTTCGGCAATAAAAATCCTCGAAAAATCCGAAACAGAGCCCATTGGCAATATAAACTCCAATTACGGCCAAATATTAAATATGCGAATTGAGCTTAATGAATCAATTTATCATGAGTTTTTTAAGAGTGGGTTACGAACACAAATTATTACCACATCAAAAGACAAAACTATCGATCCCACGATTATCCAACACATCAACCCCATCGATCAAACGCATCTTCAAGAATTTGACGTCAAAATTCCTCTGGATTTTGAAAAAGAAGGGCGCGCTGGGGGCACCAATATTTGTTCATCTTTTATCATTCGAACAACCTTTGAGGCAAATAGCGTCGGGTATGATGTTACGGGTAAATATGAAAAAGAGAGAAAGGTTGTAGTTTGCCGGGACATTTTAGCCACCCCCACCCCTTCTCCTTCTCCTGTGGTTGAACCACTATCTACACTTACTCCAAGTGCAACAGCCGAGCCGTCCCCGGAGCCATCCGGTTCTCCCACAACTTCAACCACAACCTCTTTTAATACGGATGATGATTTTAACAGTTCCGGTTCCGGCGCCATCGCGGCTTGTAGCAAAACTATTCTGGGTAAGGGAATAAAGGCGATTGTAATGGCGATCCCTGTTGTTGGTATGATACCGATTGCCTTTTCATTATTTAGTATTTCTTCGGCCATTTTTGTAACAGACCGTCGGCGTCCCGAGCACTGGGTAAAAGTCATCGACGCCGTAACAGGCAAACCTGTTGGCGGAGCTATTATCAATATTTTTTCACCCGACGGAAAAGTTCGTGCCACATGGATAAGTGATTCTAAAACGGGAAATGCCGGTGATTTATTGCAACAAGGTGAATACAAGTTCGTGGTTCAAAAACCGGGCTATATTTTCCCTTCCGTTGAAGAACCAATGTTTGCAATGCAATCCGGTGAATTTATATATCGTTCCGGATTAATTAACTTTAAACGCTCTAATATGAATCTCAATGGTTGA